In a single window of the Manis pentadactyla isolate mManPen7 chromosome 14, mManPen7.hap1, whole genome shotgun sequence genome:
- the LRRC3B gene encoding leucine-rich repeat-containing protein 3B, with protein MNLVDLWLTRSLSMCLLLQSFVLMILCFHSASMCPKGCLCSSSGGLNVTCSNANLKEIPRDLPPETVLLYLDSNQITSIPNEIFKDLHQLRVLNLSKNGIEFIDEHAFKGVAETLQTLDLSDNRIQSVHKNAFNNLKARARIANNPWHCDCTLQQVLRSMASNHETAHNVICKTSVLDEHAGRPFLNAANDADLCNLPKKTTDYAMLVTMFGWFTMVISYVVYYVRQNQEDARRHLEYLKSLPSRQKKADEPDDISTVV; from the coding sequence ATGAATCTGGTAGACCTGTGGTTGACCCGTTCCCTCTCCATGTGTCTCCTCCTACAAAGTTTTGTTCTTATGATACTGTGCTTTCATTCTGCCAGTATGTGTCCCAAGGGCTGTCTTTGTTCTTCCTCTGGGGGTTTAAATGTCACCTGTAGCAATGCAAATCTCAAGGAAATACCTAGAGATCTTCCTCCTGAAACAGTCTTATTGTATCTGGACTCCAATCAGATCACTTCTATCCCCAATGAAATTTTTAAGGACCTTCATCAACTAAGAGTTCTCAACTTGTCCAAAAATGGCATTGAGTTTATCGATGAGCATGCCTTCAAAGGAGTAGCGGAAACCTTGCAGACTCTGGACTTGTCCGACAACCGGATTCAAAGTGTGCACAAAAATGCCTTCAATAACCTGAAGGCCAGGGCCAGAATTGCCAACAATCCCTGGCACTGCGACTGTACTCTACAGCAAGTTCTGAGGAGCATGGCGTCCAACCATGAGACAGCGCACAACGTGATCTGTAAGACTTCTGTGTTGGACGAACATGCCGGGAGACCCTTCCTCAATGCTGCCAATGATGCTGACCTTTGTAACCTTCCCAAAAAAACCACCGATTATGCCATGCTGGTCACCATGTTTGGCTGGTTCACCATGGTGATCTCCTATGTGGTGTATTACGTGAGGCAAAATCAGGAGGATGCCCGGAGACATCTCGAATACTTGAAATCCCTGCCAAGCAGGCAAAAGAAAGCAGATGAGCCTGACGACATCAGCACTGTGGTATAG